A part of Thermocrinis albus DSM 14484 genomic DNA contains:
- a CDS encoding ribonucleotide-diphosphate reductase subunit beta has translation MEKPLIFNPEGDREASKRRIIKGNPTNIMELNNVKYQWAFDLYKTMGFTNFWIPEEISMMEDRKQYERVLSAHEKRAYEMVLSFLIALDSYQVNMLKEFARFLTAPELTMAITAQEFQEALHSYSYQFILESVVDPVKADEIYNYWREDKVLMERNRVIADLYNDFVRKQDEETFLKAVFGNYVLESLYFYSGFAFFYTLGRQGKMLSTVQQIKYINRDELTHVSLFRNIILTLKKENPELFTPEMEKWVKEFFRYAASEEIKWGQYVTRNQILGINDQLIDRYIKYLANLRLTQIGYEPVFPDVTENPMKWIDTFRTINDTKTDFFQAKPQTYAKRSELKW, from the coding sequence ATGGAGAAGCCCCTTATTTTTAATCCAGAGGGTGATAGAGAGGCCAGTAAGAGGAGGATTATCAAAGGTAATCCTACCAACATAATGGAGCTCAACAACGTAAAGTACCAATGGGCCTTTGACCTTTACAAAACTATGGGATTTACCAACTTCTGGATACCTGAAGAGATATCTATGATGGAAGATCGCAAGCAGTACGAAAGGGTGTTGTCTGCTCACGAAAAGAGAGCTTACGAGATGGTTCTGAGTTTTCTCATAGCTCTGGATTCCTATCAGGTGAACATGCTTAAAGAGTTTGCGAGGTTTTTGACCGCTCCTGAACTCACCATGGCCATAACCGCCCAGGAGTTTCAAGAAGCACTACACTCCTACTCCTACCAGTTTATCCTGGAGAGTGTGGTGGATCCTGTGAAGGCAGACGAGATATACAACTACTGGAGGGAGGACAAGGTGCTTATGGAAAGGAACCGTGTGATAGCGGACCTTTACAACGACTTTGTAAGAAAGCAGGACGAAGAAACATTCCTGAAGGCGGTTTTTGGTAACTACGTGCTGGAAAGTCTTTACTTTTACTCAGGCTTCGCCTTCTTCTACACCCTTGGAAGACAAGGCAAAATGCTCAGTACCGTGCAGCAAATCAAGTACATAAACAGGGACGAACTTACCCACGTATCCCTCTTCCGAAACATAATCCTCACCCTGAAGAAGGAGAATCCAGAGCTCTTCACACCGGAGATGGAAAAATGGGTGAAGGAGTTCTTCCGATACGCGGCCTCTGAAGAGATAAAGTGGGGGCAGTACGTTACCAGAAACCAGATACTGGGTATAAATGACCAGCTTATAGACAGGTACATTAAGTACCTTGCCAACCTCAGACTCACCCAGATAGGGTACGAACCTGTCTTCCCCGATGTTACCGAAAACCCCATGAAGTGGATAGACACATTCAGAACCATCAACGACACCAAAACAGACTTCTTCCAGGCCAAACCTCAAACTTATGCCAAAAGAAGCGAGTTAAAGTGGTGA
- the panD gene encoding aspartate 1-decarboxylase: MYRRMLKSKIHRARITGCELHYEGSIAIDESLLRASNILPFEQVDVYNVNNGARFSTYVIPAPPGSGEVRLNGAAARLGMPGDIVIIASYCMVDEVSLQLGTFRPVMVYVNEDNRITSVKEITDLWAGLDFSEKRVAF, translated from the coding sequence ATGTACAGGAGGATGCTGAAATCCAAGATACATAGAGCGAGAATAACAGGCTGTGAGCTTCACTACGAAGGCAGCATAGCCATAGACGAGAGTCTGCTCAGAGCCTCCAACATCCTTCCCTTTGAACAGGTGGACGTTTATAATGTCAACAACGGTGCCCGTTTCAGTACCTACGTTATACCTGCTCCTCCAGGCTCTGGAGAAGTTAGGCTAAACGGTGCAGCTGCGCGCCTAGGCATGCCGGGAGATATCGTCATCATAGCATCCTATTGTATGGTGGACGAGGTGTCCCTCCAGCTGGGTACCTTCAGACCGGTGATGGTTTACGTAAACGAAGATAACCGTATAACTAGCGTGAAGGAGATAACGGACCTGTGGGCTGGTTTAGACTTTTCGGAGAAAAGGGTGGCCTTCTGA